The Alphaproteobacteria bacterium genome includes a window with the following:
- a CDS encoding TetR/AcrR family transcriptional regulator, with protein MSADQSRELIRGVARDLYVRNGYAGFSFADIVAVTGTTRANVHHHFGGKHRLMAELVAQFAADAEARILSHWARPGESFTMRLRRQLADLRAFYDRYNTKRGERNVWSPLARLRLDLPVLGPLAAQALERVDKVYEKALTQAVREAVAAGEFAPATPVADVARLVRFVVQACPPTTQDTGGFESVEATFRALERAIAAAWRR; from the coding sequence TTGAGCGCCGACCAGTCGCGCGAATTGATCCGCGGCGTGGCGCGCGATCTTTACGTTCGCAACGGCTATGCGGGGTTCAGCTTCGCCGATATCGTCGCTGTGACGGGCACGACGCGCGCCAATGTGCATCACCATTTCGGCGGCAAGCACCGGCTGATGGCGGAACTGGTCGCGCAATTCGCGGCGGATGCGGAGGCGCGCATCCTGTCGCATTGGGCGCGTCCGGGCGAAAGCTTCACCATGCGCCTGCGCCGCCAGTTGGCCGATTTGCGCGCGTTCTACGATCGCTACAACACCAAGCGCGGCGAACGCAATGTGTGGAGCCCGCTGGCACGGCTGCGCTTGGACCTGCCTGTGCTGGGACCGCTGGCCGCGCAAGCGCTGGAGCGCGTCGACAAAGTCTACGAAAAGGCGTTGACCCAAGCGGTGCGCGAGGCGGTCGCGGCGGGGGAGTTCGCGCCCGCGACACCGGTCGCCGACGTGGCGCGACTGGTGCGATTCGTCGTTCAGGCCTGCCCGCCGACGACCCAGGATACCGGCGGTTTCGAGAGCGTCGAAGCCACGTTCCGCGCGCTCGAAAGGGCGATCGCCGCCGCCTGGCGGCGCTGA
- a CDS encoding TauD/TfdA family dioxygenase — protein MARETKFERFQIRQMTGTIGAEITGLDLARDRSPETMAEIKRAIHRFHVLAIRDQKMALEDVHQVRAALGPFSGNPVHEPIDGYDDLMVLNREPDETGKVIGEDWHMDLAWLAKPPGITMLYGHEVPPVGGDTCFTSLEWAYRSLSPAMKAMIEDFVVVHSGKGVLGQQYGSVKMRADVHKIASFEVEHPLVCKDPVTGERYLFVSSVIDRIKGFTPAETRPIIDYLFKVATRPEFNCRLRWAPGTLGMWLNPCVMHTAINDYPGYRRTMYRSTIEGWTPIAASGARAAA, from the coding sequence ATGGCGCGCGAGACGAAATTCGAGCGGTTCCAGATCCGTCAGATGACGGGCACGATCGGCGCGGAGATTACGGGGCTCGATCTCGCCCGCGACCGCAGCCCGGAAACGATGGCCGAGATCAAGCGCGCGATCCATCGCTTCCACGTGCTCGCGATCCGCGATCAAAAGATGGCGCTGGAGGACGTGCACCAAGTGCGCGCCGCGTTGGGGCCGTTCAGCGGCAACCCCGTGCACGAGCCGATCGACGGCTACGACGATCTGATGGTCCTCAACCGCGAGCCGGACGAAACCGGCAAGGTGATCGGCGAGGATTGGCATATGGATCTCGCTTGGCTCGCCAAGCCGCCGGGCATCACCATGCTCTACGGCCATGAGGTTCCGCCGGTGGGCGGCGACACGTGCTTCACCAGCCTCGAATGGGCGTATCGCTCGCTGTCGCCGGCGATGAAGGCGATGATCGAGGATTTCGTCGTCGTCCATTCCGGCAAGGGCGTGCTGGGCCAGCAATACGGCAGCGTGAAGATGCGCGCCGACGTGCACAAGATCGCGAGCTTCGAGGTCGAGCATCCGCTGGTTTGCAAGGACCCGGTGACGGGCGAGCGCTATCTGTTCGTCAGTTCCGTCATCGATCGCATCAAGGGCTTCACGCCCGCGGAAACGCGCCCGATCATCGATTATCTGTTCAAGGTCGCGACGCGCCCCGAGTTCAATTGCCGTCTGCGCTGGGCGCCGGGCACGCTGGGCATGTGGCTGAACCCGTGCGTCATGCACACCGCGATCAACGATTATCCCGGCTATCGGCGCACGATGTACCGCTCGACCATCGAAGGCTGGACACCGATCGCGGCCAGCGGCGCGCGCGCGGCGGCCTGA
- a CDS encoding sugar ABC transporter permease, giving the protein MGSTVTKRQFAAALPWITPAHGLLLTVIVIPAVYVIWLSVTNSTFGRAPSFVGLVNYVKVLNDTYFWRALGNTIFIVVLVVHLELLLGLGMALLFASGLPFRGLLLAAVLAPYAVSEVSAAVIWRYLFDPDVGPVSVAMKAIGLPILEWSIEPSHGLALISLLSIWLHLPFTFLILYAARLSIPRELYEAALIDRATPLQMFRKVTLPLLVPALVVAALFRYIFVFRMFSEVWLMTQGGPARQTEVLAVYLYLEAFRFNAFGEAAATGWIMLAISLVLGAGYLFALRKDMTSDAR; this is encoded by the coding sequence ATGGGCTCGACAGTCACGAAACGGCAATTCGCCGCGGCCTTGCCGTGGATCACGCCGGCGCACGGGTTGCTGCTGACGGTGATCGTGATTCCGGCCGTCTATGTGATCTGGCTCAGCGTCACGAACTCGACCTTCGGCCGCGCGCCGAGTTTCGTCGGCCTCGTCAATTACGTGAAGGTGCTGAACGACACGTATTTCTGGCGCGCGTTGGGCAACACGATCTTCATCGTCGTTCTGGTCGTGCATCTGGAATTGCTGCTCGGCCTCGGCATGGCGTTGCTGTTCGCGTCGGGCCTGCCGTTCCGGGGCTTGCTGCTGGCGGCGGTGCTGGCTCCCTATGCCGTGTCGGAAGTCTCGGCCGCCGTGATCTGGCGCTATCTGTTCGATCCCGATGTCGGCCCCGTTAGCGTGGCGATGAAGGCGATCGGCCTGCCGATCCTGGAATGGTCGATCGAACCGTCGCATGGCCTGGCACTGATCTCGCTGCTGTCGATCTGGCTGCATCTGCCGTTCACCTTCCTGATCCTGTACGCCGCGCGGCTGTCGATCCCGCGCGAGCTTTACGAAGCCGCGTTGATCGACCGCGCCACACCGTTGCAGATGTTCCGCAAGGTGACGCTGCCTTTGCTGGTGCCCGCCCTCGTCGTCGCGGCGCTGTTCCGTTACATCTTCGTCTTCCGCATGTTCTCCGAAGTCTGGCTGATGACCCAGGGCGGTCCGGCGCGCCAGACGGAGGTGCTCGCGGTCTATCTCTATCTCGAAGCCTTCCGCTTCAACGCCTTCGGCGAGGCGGCGGCGACGGGCTGGATCATGCTGGCGATCTCGCTCGTGCTCGGGGCGGGGTATCTGTTCGCGCTGCGCAAGGATATGACCTCCGATGCGCGCTAA
- a CDS encoding carbohydrate ABC transporter permease — protein sequence MRANRLGVGIGKTAAVAVILLWSLFPIAFMALSSLKPAREIFAVPPTFAFVPTLEHYTALLVRWPDFFRGLWNSLIVTVGATVLTAIVSTMAGYAYSRFRSPALTRSASFLVAVRLLPPIVLTLPLFPLINWLGLSDTHFTLIVLYATFFVSLGTLLMRAFVDKIPVELDEAALVDGAGRGTVIAKVIAPLALPGMLALSVFVIVFAWNEFLFAFVFTSTRAKTAPLIVSEMLGSFDGVDWGVLFAAATIQLLPILIFVCVMQRHLVAGLTSGATKG from the coding sequence ATGCGCGCTAATCGCCTGGGTGTCGGCATCGGCAAGACCGCCGCCGTGGCGGTCATCCTGCTGTGGTCGCTGTTCCCGATCGCCTTCATGGCGCTATCGTCGCTGAAGCCGGCGCGCGAGATTTTCGCCGTGCCGCCGACATTCGCCTTCGTCCCGACGCTGGAGCATTACACGGCATTGTTGGTCCGCTGGCCCGATTTTTTCCGGGGCTTGTGGAACAGCTTGATCGTCACGGTCGGCGCGACGGTGCTGACGGCGATCGTCTCGACGATGGCGGGCTACGCCTATTCGCGCTTCCGTTCGCCGGCGTTGACGCGCTCGGCGTCTTTCCTCGTCGCCGTGCGCCTGCTGCCGCCGATCGTGCTGACGTTGCCGCTGTTCCCGCTGATCAACTGGCTTGGCCTCAGCGACACGCATTTCACGCTGATCGTGCTTTACGCCACGTTCTTCGTGTCGCTGGGCACGCTGTTGATGCGCGCCTTCGTCGACAAAATCCCCGTCGAACTCGACGAAGCCGCGCTGGTCGACGGGGCGGGGCGGGGCACGGTGATCGCCAAGGTCATCGCGCCCTTGGCGCTGCCCGGCATGCTGGCGCTGTCGGTCTTCGTGATCGTGTTCGCATGGAACGAATTCCTGTTCGCCTTCGTGTTCACCTCGACGCGCGCCAAGACCGCGCCGCTGATCGTTTCCGAAATGCTCGGCTCGTTCGACGGGGTCGATTGGGGCGTGTTGTTCGCCGCCGCGACGATCCAGTTGCTGCCGATTCTGATCTTCGTCTGCGTCATGCAGCGCCACCTTGTGGCGGGGCTGACGTCGGGCGCCACGAAAGGCTGA
- a CDS encoding extracellular solute-binding protein: protein MNRRTALGMGVGAAALATGMGSARAQAKTLNILAHRVHQVSLTQGPAGDLTKPWRDANSTEVNWATFDSNPLQDRLFREASLGSTDFGVGFLVNSRATRDAAKLMAPLDDLQRANPIEDFADIAPGLVEAMRFDGKLVSVPFRHATIGLFYNEALLEERGIKAPPQSLEELVDQAKRLTFTSAAGTPVTGMVLASDLSVFPVTFARAFGGDFISGDLKLVPDRGALEKGLATMQDLFKAGALPRTFATTTNDDQVTWIQQGRAAFTVLPFARFAQLNNPQQSKFPGKIKAIEFPISEALRGKVPFASVVEFWAMSILGNARDKDLAWSFIRTMSSKAVTTGAARNGNGPVRVSTYRDPGFAADQPLAAVESKALAGARVPLPAFPEAARAQTIFLEEVQLAVLGRKNPSEAVGAIIERVRPLLPA from the coding sequence ATGAATCGCCGCACGGCTTTGGGCATGGGCGTGGGGGCTGCGGCTCTCGCGACGGGCATGGGAAGCGCACGTGCCCAGGCCAAGACGCTCAACATTCTCGCCCATCGCGTGCATCAGGTAAGCCTGACGCAAGGCCCCGCCGGTGACCTCACCAAGCCGTGGCGCGACGCGAATTCGACGGAAGTGAATTGGGCGACGTTCGATTCCAATCCCTTGCAGGATCGCCTGTTCCGCGAAGCGAGCCTTGGCAGCACCGATTTCGGCGTCGGCTTCCTGGTCAATAGCCGTGCCACGCGCGACGCCGCAAAGCTGATGGCCCCTCTCGACGATTTGCAGCGCGCCAATCCGATCGAAGATTTCGCGGATATCGCGCCGGGCCTCGTGGAAGCGATGCGCTTCGACGGCAAGCTCGTCTCCGTGCCGTTCCGCCATGCGACGATCGGCTTGTTCTACAACGAAGCGCTGCTCGAGGAGCGCGGCATCAAGGCGCCGCCGCAATCGCTCGAAGAACTCGTCGATCAGGCCAAGCGCCTGACCTTCACCTCGGCGGCGGGCACGCCCGTCACCGGCATGGTGCTGGCGAGCGATCTGTCGGTGTTCCCGGTCACCTTCGCGCGCGCCTTCGGCGGCGATTTCATTTCCGGCGATCTGAAGCTGGTGCCCGATCGCGGCGCGCTGGAAAAAGGCCTCGCCACGATGCAGGACTTGTTCAAGGCGGGCGCCTTGCCGCGCACCTTCGCCACGACGACGAACGACGATCAGGTGACGTGGATCCAGCAGGGGCGTGCGGCCTTCACCGTGCTGCCCTTCGCGCGCTTCGCCCAGCTCAACAACCCGCAGCAATCGAAGTTCCCGGGCAAGATCAAGGCGATCGAGTTCCCGATCTCCGAAGCCTTGCGCGGCAAGGTGCCCTTCGCCTCGGTCGTCGAGTTCTGGGCGATGAGCATCCTGGGCAACGCCCGCGACAAGGACCTGGCCTGGAGTTTCATCCGCACGATGTCGTCGAAGGCGGTCACGACCGGGGCGGCGCGCAACGGCAACGGGCCGGTGCGCGTGTCGACCTATCGGGATCCGGGCTTCGCGGCCGACCAGCCGCTCGCGGCCGTGGAATCGAAGGCGCTGGCGGGGGCCCGCGTGCCGCTGCCGGCTTTCCCGGAAGCCGCGCGTGCGCAGACGATCTTCCTCGAAGAAGTTCAACTCGCTGTGCTGGGCCGCAAGAACCCCAGCGAGGCGGTCGGGGCGATCATCGAGCGCGTGCGTCCGCTGCTGCCGGCGTAA
- a CDS encoding FGGY-family carbohydrate kinase, translating to MTKRDLAIGVDVGSTSARAVVYSRDGKALGGAQTAFAIRRPAPDFAEHDSGEIWRAVATSVKAAMAASGAKPGAVAAIGFDATCSLAMFDASGAPVGVSDDDDRWNVIMWADHRAIGEAAEITATQHRVLDYVGGVMSPEMETPKLLWLKRNRPAKWKRYGLALDLADFLVWRATGAVTGSACTLTCKWTYLNHETPGWQADFLATIGLDGAWEKLRIPAKAAQLGDRAGNLSAESAAELGLEPGIAVAVGLIDAHAGGLGLLAGTAPAEFDRAIALIAGTSSCHMALSPQPRAIPGVWGPYFGAMMPGLWLNEGGQSATGALLDHILDWHAEGRNLGPDRHAIMAKHIAAQAPDYAADMLVIPDFRGNRSPLARPELKGAIFGLELDSSFESLARLYHATAVGIAYGTRHIVDAMNAKGYAIDRLHLTGGHSKADYLTKLYADATGCDVILAGEPDAVTLGSAIAAASAAKLHPDLGSAGAAMCREGARLRPEAKARAIHDKGYRRFRAALDARDKI from the coding sequence ATGACGAAGCGCGATCTCGCGATCGGGGTGGATGTCGGCTCGACGAGCGCGCGGGCCGTCGTCTATTCCCGCGACGGAAAGGCGTTGGGCGGCGCGCAAACCGCCTTCGCCATCCGTCGCCCCGCGCCGGATTTCGCGGAACACGATTCCGGCGAGATTTGGCGCGCGGTCGCGACCTCGGTCAAAGCGGCAATGGCGGCGTCGGGTGCCAAACCCGGCGCCGTCGCCGCCATCGGCTTCGATGCGACATGTTCGTTGGCGATGTTCGACGCGTCGGGCGCGCCCGTCGGCGTATCCGACGACGACGATCGCTGGAACGTCATCATGTGGGCCGATCATCGCGCGATCGGCGAGGCTGCGGAAATCACCGCCACGCAGCATCGCGTGCTCGACTATGTCGGCGGCGTCATGTCGCCGGAGATGGAAACGCCGAAGCTGCTGTGGCTGAAGCGGAACCGGCCCGCAAAGTGGAAACGCTACGGCCTTGCGCTCGATCTCGCGGATTTCCTCGTCTGGCGCGCGACGGGGGCGGTGACCGGATCGGCCTGCACGCTGACCTGCAAATGGACCTATCTCAATCACGAGACTCCGGGTTGGCAGGCGGATTTCCTCGCCACGATCGGGCTCGACGGCGCTTGGGAAAAGCTGCGTATTCCCGCGAAGGCCGCCCAGCTTGGCGATCGCGCGGGGAACCTATCGGCCGAATCCGCCGCCGAACTTGGTCTCGAACCCGGGATCGCCGTCGCGGTCGGGTTGATCGACGCGCATGCGGGCGGGCTCGGGCTTCTGGCCGGAACCGCACCCGCCGAATTCGATCGCGCGATCGCGCTGATCGCCGGCACATCCAGCTGCCATATGGCGTTGTCGCCGCAACCCCGCGCCATCCCCGGCGTGTGGGGCCCGTATTTCGGCGCGATGATGCCGGGGCTGTGGCTCAACGAAGGCGGGCAATCGGCGACCGGCGCCTTGCTCGACCATATTCTCGATTGGCACGCGGAAGGCCGCAATCTCGGCCCCGATCGCCATGCGATCATGGCCAAGCATATCGCGGCGCAAGCGCCCGACTATGCGGCCGACATGCTGGTGATTCCGGATTTCCGCGGCAATCGCTCGCCGCTCGCGCGGCCCGAATTGAAGGGCGCCATCTTCGGCCTCGAACTCGATTCATCCTTCGAGAGTCTGGCGCGGCTTTATCATGCGACGGCCGTGGGCATCGCCTACGGCACGCGGCACATCGTGGACGCGATGAACGCGAAGGGCTACGCGATCGACCGCTTGCATCTGACCGGCGGCCATTCGAAGGCGGATTACTTGACGAAGCTTTACGCCGACGCGACCGGCTGCGACGTGATCCTGGCGGGCGAGCCCGATGCGGTCACGCTGGGTTCGGCAATCGCGGCGGCGTCCGCCGCGAAGCTCCATCCCGATCTTGGGTCGGCCGGGGCGGCGATGTGCCGGGAAGGGGCGCGTCTGCGGCCCGAAGCGAAAGCCCGCGCGATACACGATAAAGGCTATCGCCGCTTCCGCGCGGCGCTGGACGCGCGCGATAAAATCTAA
- a CDS encoding GntR family transcriptional regulator, which produces MAVVNMPGVGSGENRREAIVAAVWDAICDGRLPPGAKLGEDELARIFEVSRTIVRDALKELAFRGIAEILPQRGAFVARPTVKDADDVYAARRVIEAAIIEDVAKNCTANDIRALRAHIELQAAARKRRDKREFVHLSGDFHLQIARLGGNRMLAELLEGLVARAAIITTLYLPDGHSCVVDEHTRMVDLLAAGKAKECIALMKAHLQTNMHAHHFVDDTPQRVDLAAALSPKSAKTRA; this is translated from the coding sequence ATGGCCGTCGTCAATATGCCCGGTGTCGGAAGCGGCGAAAACCGCCGCGAAGCGATCGTCGCCGCGGTGTGGGATGCTATCTGCGACGGCCGTCTGCCGCCCGGCGCCAAGCTGGGCGAGGACGAACTCGCCCGCATTTTCGAAGTCAGCCGCACCATCGTGCGCGACGCGCTGAAGGAGCTCGCCTTCCGCGGTATCGCCGAGATTCTGCCCCAGCGCGGCGCGTTCGTGGCACGGCCGACGGTGAAGGATGCCGACGACGTCTACGCGGCGCGCCGGGTCATCGAAGCCGCGATCATCGAAGACGTGGCGAAGAACTGCACCGCCAACGATATCCGGGCACTTCGCGCGCATATCGAGTTGCAAGCGGCCGCGCGCAAGCGCCGCGACAAACGCGAGTTCGTCCATCTGTCGGGCGATTTCCATTTGCAGATCGCGCGCCTCGGCGGCAACCGCATGCTGGCCGAGTTGCTGGAAGGCCTGGTCGCGCGCGCGGCGATCATCACCACGCTGTATCTGCCCGATGGCCATTCCTGCGTGGTCGACGAACATACGCGCATGGTCGATCTGCTCGCCGCCGGCAAGGCGAAGGAATGCATTGCGCTGATGAAGGCGCATCTGCAAACCAACATGCACGCGCATCATTTCGTCGATGACACCCCGCAGCGCGTCGATCTCGCCGCGGCCTTGTCGCCGAAATCGGCCAAGACCCGCGCTTAG
- a CDS encoding cyanuric acid amidohydrolase, with protein sequence MSACTVYRFPMRDPDDMSGLAGLLDQGNIAASDIKAVFCKTEGNGLNNDWTRHFVDRAVRDTIAARGGDDAETLRRKVLVLISGGSEGVVSPHMLVLVAVPTTGTEPGLALGMDIRDLAPAELARRAHSAVTADMVRAAMKAAGARDASQVGFVIVRAPGDAAQGASSPRVRAAVSLGVAQALGEIAGEIDEAAFLKDFSKFCGRVFVVARDDTTTQQVIVLANAPGGTKGLRVAAGTLRDPLDSPGVAAVLAKLGIAAAPQASPDASSRIVASLSKGDPPGDGFIRGARHTMNSDSDIHEHRHGRSAYGAMIASVIGHSYCFVSGGAEHHGPEDGGLIALIARDEGFSA encoded by the coding sequence ATGAGCGCTTGTACCGTCTATCGTTTTCCGATGCGCGACCCCGACGACATGTCCGGTCTCGCAGGGCTATTGGACCAAGGGAACATTGCCGCTTCCGACATCAAGGCGGTGTTCTGCAAGACCGAGGGCAACGGTCTGAACAACGACTGGACGCGGCATTTCGTCGATCGCGCCGTGCGCGACACGATCGCCGCGCGCGGCGGCGACGATGCCGAAACATTGCGCCGCAAGGTTCTCGTGCTGATTTCGGGCGGCAGCGAAGGCGTCGTCTCGCCGCATATGCTGGTTCTTGTCGCCGTGCCGACCACCGGAACGGAACCGGGGCTGGCGCTGGGCATGGATATCCGCGATCTTGCGCCCGCCGAACTGGCGCGTCGGGCGCATTCGGCCGTGACGGCCGACATGGTTCGCGCCGCGATGAAAGCGGCGGGTGCGCGCGATGCGTCGCAAGTCGGTTTCGTAATCGTGCGTGCGCCCGGCGACGCCGCGCAAGGGGCCTCGTCGCCGCGCGTGCGCGCCGCCGTGTCGCTCGGCGTCGCGCAAGCCTTGGGCGAGATCGCCGGCGAGATCGACGAAGCGGCCTTCCTCAAGGATTTTTCGAAATTCTGCGGCCGCGTTTTCGTCGTGGCGCGCGACGATACGACGACGCAGCAAGTGATCGTCTTGGCCAACGCGCCCGGCGGCACGAAGGGCTTGCGCGTCGCCGCCGGAACGCTGCGCGATCCGCTGGACTCGCCCGGTGTCGCCGCTGTTCTCGCCAAGCTTGGTATCGCCGCCGCGCCGCAGGCGTCGCCCGATGCGAGTTCCCGGATCGTCGCGTCGCTGTCCAAGGGCGATCCGCCGGGCGATGGCTTTATCAGGGGTGCGCGCCACACCATGAACAGCGATAGCGACATCCATGAGCATCGCCACGGCCGTTCCGCCTATGGCGCGATGATCGCGTCGGTGATCGGCCATTCCTATTGCTTCGTCTCGGGCGGGGCGGAACATCACGGCCCCGAAGACGGCGGTCTGATCGCGTTGATCGCGCGCGACGAAGGATTCTCGGCATGA
- a CDS encoding amidohydrolase family protein, protein MTTQVPPQTCDLIVAGAVIVTGEGTAIGDGAVAVTGTRIVAIGETRAIDAAFKAARRIDAKGNILMPGLVNVHNHTPLTIVRGMVEDLGFAPAYTPGIPQGHWLSDEETYLFARLGAWELLRMGTTTAVDYYRKPQACAAALAETGLRGFVGGRIHDADTAALADGAWAHDRKLGEATLAESQDMIAAWDGKAEGRIRCFHAPHAPDTCSRDLLRIVADLAAKDGRQVHTHLAQSPMEVERVTAREGKGPAQLLDEVGLLNGDLVAAHCIFLNEAEIDLVGKAGINVAHAPVGNVSSGMIAPIVALEKAGATIAICTDTKTGDMFESMRTALAVARVRGAGYACDARTVFGWATRGGAKALAMDGEIGVLKPGAKADFILLDAAAPNLRPIVDGIGIVVHSGIGPNVSTTVIDGKVIMENGKPTLFDADEVIVEAQKAADRLWARAGRPGVTMEMA, encoded by the coding sequence ATGACAACGCAAGTACCGCCGCAAACATGCGATCTGATCGTCGCTGGCGCCGTCATCGTCACCGGCGAGGGTACAGCGATCGGCGACGGCGCTGTCGCGGTGACGGGCACGCGCATCGTCGCGATCGGCGAAACGCGTGCGATCGACGCCGCCTTTAAGGCGGCGCGCCGGATCGACGCGAAGGGCAATATTCTGATGCCCGGCCTCGTCAACGTCCACAATCACACGCCGCTGACGATCGTGCGCGGGATGGTCGAGGATCTGGGGTTCGCGCCCGCTTATACGCCCGGCATTCCGCAAGGCCATTGGCTGTCGGACGAGGAGACCTATCTGTTTGCGCGGCTGGGTGCGTGGGAATTGCTGCGCATGGGCACGACCACGGCCGTCGATTACTACCGAAAGCCGCAAGCTTGCGCGGCCGCGTTGGCGGAGACGGGTTTGCGCGGCTTCGTCGGCGGGCGCATCCACGACGCGGACACCGCCGCCTTGGCCGACGGTGCGTGGGCGCATGATCGCAAGCTGGGCGAAGCCACGCTGGCCGAAAGCCAAGACATGATCGCCGCTTGGGACGGCAAGGCGGAAGGCCGTATTCGCTGCTTCCATGCGCCGCATGCGCCCGATACGTGCTCGCGCGATTTGCTGCGCATCGTCGCGGACCTTGCCGCGAAGGACGGGCGCCAAGTGCATACGCATCTCGCCCAATCGCCGATGGAGGTCGAGCGCGTGACGGCGCGCGAAGGCAAAGGTCCCGCGCAATTACTCGACGAAGTCGGGTTGCTGAATGGCGATCTGGTCGCGGCGCATTGCATCTTCCTGAACGAGGCGGAGATCGATCTGGTCGGCAAGGCCGGCATAAACGTGGCGCATGCGCCGGTCGGGAATGTGTCGTCGGGCATGATCGCGCCGATCGTGGCGCTGGAGAAGGCCGGCGCCACCATCGCCATCTGCACCGACACCAAAACCGGCGACATGTTCGAATCGATGCGCACGGCCTTGGCGGTCGCGCGCGTGCGCGGCGCGGGTTATGCCTGCGATGCACGCACGGTATTCGGCTGGGCGACGCGCGGCGGGGCGAAGGCGTTGGCGATGGACGGCGAAATCGGCGTTTTGAAGCCCGGCGCTAAAGCCGATTTCATTCTGCTGGATGCGGCGGCGCCGAATCTGCGCCCGATCGTCGACGGAATTGGTATCGTCGTGCATAGCGGCATCGGACCGAATGTTTCGACGACGGTCATCGACGGGAAAGTCATCATGGAAAACGGCAAGCCGACTTTGTTCGACGCGGACGAAGTGATCGTCGAAGCACAGAAAGCGGCCGACCGGTTATGGGCGCGCGCGGGCCGCCCCGGCGTGACGATGGAGATGGCTTGA
- a CDS encoding polysaccharide deacetylase family protein, producing the protein MARDLRGYGPNPPFADWPGGARVAVTFVVNFEEGAELSIADGDERNEKVYEVADEVVGRPDPCLESHFDYGTRVAYWRIAELFDRYGVKFTLSSCGRAIERSPEITIDAAKRGHEIACHGWRWETHATMPLEQEREAIAKTVAVIERTTGMRPVGWHTRSAPSANTRKLLVEHGGFLYDSDAYGDELPYFVDVAGKRHLVLPYAFDTNDMHFHQGFQRFALGGDFATYTTDAFDWLHDEGAKTPRLLPIGLHLRMVGRPGRMAGLKRILDHVTRPGAKAWCATRADVARHWIARFGR; encoded by the coding sequence ATGGCGCGCGATCTTCGCGGCTACGGTCCCAACCCGCCTTTCGCCGATTGGCCGGGCGGTGCGCGCGTCGCCGTCACCTTCGTCGTGAATTTCGAGGAAGGGGCGGAGCTATCGATCGCCGACGGCGACGAGCGCAACGAGAAAGTCTACGAAGTCGCGGACGAAGTCGTCGGCCGCCCGGACCCGTGTCTTGAATCCCATTTCGACTACGGCACGCGCGTCGCTTATTGGCGTATCGCCGAATTATTCGATCGCTACGGCGTGAAGTTCACGTTGTCCTCCTGCGGGCGCGCGATCGAACGCTCGCCCGAGATCACGATCGATGCGGCCAAGCGCGGCCACGAGATCGCGTGCCATGGCTGGCGCTGGGAAACCCATGCGACCATGCCATTGGAACAGGAACGCGAAGCGATCGCCAAGACCGTCGCGGTGATCGAGCGTACGACCGGCATGCGGCCCGTGGGCTGGCATACGCGCTCCGCCCCGTCGGCCAACACGCGCAAACTGCTGGTCGAGCATGGCGGCTTCCTTTACGACAGCGACGCCTATGGCGACGAACTGCCGTATTTCGTCGACGTCGCGGGCAAGCGCCATCTGGTGCTGCCTTATGCGTTCGACACGAACGACATGCATTTCCATCAGGGATTCCAACGTTTCGCGTTGGGCGGCGATTTCGCGACCTATACGACCGACGCGTTCGATTGGCTGCATGACGAAGGGGCGAAGACGCCGCGCTTGCTGCCGATCGGCCTGCATCTGCGCATGGTCGGTCGGCCGGGCCGCATGGCCGGATTGAAGCGTATCCTCGACCACGTGACGCGGCCCGGAGCGAAAGCCTGGTGTGCGACGCGCGCCGACGTGGCGCGGCATTGGATCGCGCGTTTCGGCAGGTAG